The nucleotide sequence aaaaaaaaaaaaagtaaataaaaacatTACTCCTTTTTGGCAGGTTAACTTCATGAGTTCAATGGATTCAAAATCTAATGTTTGTTGAATTTGTTAtgttatacacacacacacacacatatgtcTAGTGTCAAAAAGACCACGTTCGTATGAACCCATAGCACTAAGCTATATCCACCGTTGGTTATATTGATCTGTTAATTGCTTCTTTGATTGTCAACACTGCTTTCAAAAATTTCTGCATATGCCACAGCTAAATACCAAAATGATGCCTGTGAATCAAGCCAAAATCAAGACAAATTTGCTATCTTTTCTTAATTTAGCTTACATTATTGTTTTgctttttgttattattattacgtAGGTGCAGGGGTAGGGCATAGAGGATAGGGGAAAGGATGCTATCTATGACATTAAACCCTCCAACTACAAGGTGGAAGGTGAGTGTGCTACCGAGTGAACTGACCCTCCCGGGAAGTTTGCAATGCTCTGTGTTGGGTGTTTTACTGCACTCTAAATCCTTGTACTGGGAGATTTAGCTGATTTTTAGACACCAAATCACTCTTCAGTGTCTTATCAATAATATTGTTGTATAATATTTGTGGTCTTTTTGATCTAATTATTCCGCTGCTCGAGATATGCATTTGCATTACCTTTAGTTAGCATATCCATCTCCTCCATCCACCGCTATATTTTAAAAGCAAACATCAGCAGTCTAAACAGTAACTCAGTTTATTTAAACAGAAGTAATGAATCAATTTTCTCCCACACCTATTAAATTTGTTTTGGTGGCAGGAGATTGAAGTCTTATCTATTTTATGCTCACTCCCTGCTATTACTGTATGGAGTAACATCTGTAAGGCTTGTATGGGTGTATTAACAGACACGATGTTATCTCCGGAAAAATTTAGGTTTCTATTACCTCCAGTGTTTACGAGAAAATCTTACTGCTCCTAAGTTGAAACACTCTGGGGCAGGAGCCGCTGAGaatttgtttatgttttgttCCCTTTTAGTCGGAGTCTCACTGTTTGGTAGCTCTCGTGCACAGATAGGTCAGGATATGGAGGAAGATCCGAGATTAAAAGCTATGAAGAAGGAGTGGTTTGAAGGCAAGGATTGTCTTGACATTGGCTGTAACAGTGGAGTGATCACAATCGCTATCGGtacaacatttttttttaaattggtaGCTGATTAATTTTGATATCTGTTTGGAAATGGGATTCTGAGTTAGGATTTTCACCTTACTTTTACTCGCATGTAGGACTTTTGCTAGATAATCCCTGAAACATTGTCCGCCAATAGATATTAGGCATTTCCCTTTTCTTATCTGCTGTTAATATGAGGTACTTTTTTGTTTAATTACAGCGCAAAAGTTTAACTGCCGAAGTATCCTCGGAGTCGATATTGATGAAGGTAAATATTTGAACTTTTCATTTGTCTCTATATGTTTTTCACATTAGTTAAATCTCCCATGAAGAAATGAGGAACTGATTAAGATGCTAGAATTTTTCATGCAACGTATGATCTGCATAAATTACTTTCATGGACAAGTCATAATTAAAAAGAATGATTGAAAAGGAATTGCTATTTGGTTTTGAAGATTGTGCAGTTTGTTGATTTTTTCTGTCCAATTTGGCTGGATCAAACAATTGTTTTATCCATCATAATAATGTATGGTGGGATTATTCATGTCATACTGTCGGTTATTGCATAAACCTGGTCTCTTGATCTCTTTTGCGACTTATTGCTGTAGTTGCCAATTTTGTTATCCAAGTAGTCAACTTAAGTAGTGCGTGATCCGATGGATCTAGCCTTTGACTTAGAGCTGCTAGAATAATATAGGTTATAACTTTGATTATATCTGTTCACCTCTTCCAGCAAGAATCCAGGACGCCTATTGGACTCTCAGGAAAACAGTGAGGAGCTCTAAAACTGTTCCCACAGGGGTTGCCAAGTCGACTGAATCAAAGAATGTAACTGGTGCCGGAAACCATGTGGCTGAGTCGCCTACGGAGAGGGCAACCACTGATTGTACAGAATCTCATCACGTGCAAGAGGCAAATTTGTTTGACATAGTCTCTTTCACGAAGGGAAATTTTGTTCAAAATTGGCATGCAGGGGAAAATACATCTTATGATACAATTATTTGGTAAGTGCTCTTTTACTTTAGCGTCGTCTTCTTTGTATGGTTCTAGATTTATGAAGAAATGCTTCTAGTCATTGCTATCCTCTTCTAAAATGGTAGGAAAGATATGATATGCTTGGAACTTGTGATTccttttcaaatcatgcaaatATAGTAAAGGTTCATCCCTTTCGGTGGTATAGGCAAGTCATGTGATTAGAAAAGATAATACAAGAAAGGTGCAGGCCTGCAGGGCCTTCAATCTTTGGCTTTTTCCTAAGATTGAGCACTTAAATTAACCCCGAGGTTACTTTCAGAGGAGATTAGACCCTATGGttctcggactcttcaaaaatgtcagcgggtgcgtgtcggattcgccaaagctagtgtatttttggagaatccgacacgggtacggcatcgaaagtgaagagtccttGCAACTTAGATTAGATCTGGTTTTCTGCTTATCTATAACAGAAAAGTCATATCCTCTGAAGCATTAGTATAAAGTATGttttctcttgtgaattttataGTATTAGGTTCTAGAAGATTTTCTTTTAATTCCATGTCTGTGTGCATGATCAATCGTATTTCTTTTAATGCAGTTTAAGCGTGTCAAAGTGGGTGCAATTGAACTGGGGTGATGAGGGACTAATAACATTATTTTCGAAAGTATGGAGGCTTCTTTCAC is from Capsicum annuum cultivar UCD-10X-F1 chromosome 5, UCD10Xv1.1, whole genome shotgun sequence and encodes:
- the LOC107871778 gene encoding probable RNA methyltransferase At5g51130 → NLSSAIAFPIEQKKKRTRQQEDMATTQKKKRKEVAVFGNYRNYYGYRIGQDMEEDPRLKAMKKEWFEGKDCLDIGCNSGVITIAIAQKFNCRSILGVDIDEARIQDAYWTLRKTVRSSKTVPTGVAKSTESKNVTGAGNHVAESPTERATTDCTESHHVQEANLFDIVSFTKGNFVQNWHAGENTSYDTIICLSVSKWVQLNWGDEGLITLFSKVWRLLSPGGVFILEPQPWSSYYSNRLVSETTRINYQEIKIRPQDFQDILLDKIGFRMVEDITSSASGCKAGFNRPIFAFWK